From a region of the Xyrauchen texanus isolate HMW12.3.18 chromosome 47, RBS_HiC_50CHRs, whole genome shotgun sequence genome:
- the LOC127639162 gene encoding crystal protein, with translation MPTYRCLLELCVVACVFISSGFSSEEDMNLAALLRSVSGTLIRDQPLVGKFSGDLQTEKGRYRILERTRESGTSVKTGSVGPKTLTKDGTVQGLTLDKSHVFYGIPFADPPVAAYRWKPPRPVTPWKGVYDATYPRAACMQACIGPLSDECPKKVSEDCLYLNVFVPLSVNFTAPLHKPLPVMVWIHGGDFIAGSASKPLYDARYISNFTRTVVVSVAYRLGAFGFLVSGKDPRTSAAGNYGILDQQMALLWIQQNIAVFGGDPNRVTIFGESAGAQSVSLHLMIQSSKPLFKQAVFQSLPFSIPLKTRHESLRLGKDFAKMSNCSVKDIVCLLSRSPQAVLTAQIKSSSKVVNPFRFLEVFESWGPYIDGELIKEQSVSAFQKGHWQKEKAVLLGTTSEEGVIFVYGVFTKPVSPVECTIYTTAIFKQHAIKILRKYLPLYKDDDRRDMLAQIVTDYIFLCPSRRSARAAVLSGSSVWMYVFDHVASDPRVWSGLTFCYKHVCHGAELPFLFDSAPVANFTLTPPEHLLSNRMLCYWGAFAHAGDPGSHTDMSTFCQQQRPPSWPRYTANSGWLTMNLTVHSHAQVGSRDDICDFWDKLGIYP, from the exons ATGCCAACATACAGGTGTTTATTGGAGCTGTGTGTGGTGGCATGTGTGTTCATAAGTTCTGGATTCAGTTCAGAGGAGGATATGAACCTGGCTGCCCTTCTTCGTAGCGTGTCTGGAACGCTGATTAGAGATCAGCCTCTCGTGGGCAAGTTTAGTGGGGACCTTCAAACTGAAAAGGGCAGATACAGGATCCTTGAAAGGACTCGTGAATCTGGTACATCTGTCAAGACTGGTTCTGTTGGACCCAAAACCCTCACCAAAGATGGCACCGTTCAGGGTCTGACGCTGGACAAGTCTCACGTTTTCTATGGGATCCCATTCGCTGATCCACCTGTTGCAGCGTACCGTTGGAAACCACCCCGTCCCGTCACACCGTGGAAGGGGGTGTACGACGCCACCTATCCCAGAGCGGCATGCATGCAGGCGTGCATCGGACCCCTTTCTGATGAGTGTCCCAAGAAG GTGAGCGAAGACTGTTTGTACCTGAATGTGTTTGTTCCTCTGAGTGTGAACTTCACAGCCCCGCTGCACAAACCGCTGCCCGTCATGGTGTGGATTCACGGCGGTGACTTCATCGCAGGCTCCGCCTCCAAACCGCTTTACGACGCACGCTACATCAGCAACTTCACACGAACGGTGGTTGTGAGTGTGGCCTACCGCCTTG GAGCGTTTGGGTTTCTGGTGTCAGGAAAGGACCCAAGAACATCAGCGGCAGGAAACTATGGGATTCTGGACCAGCAGATGGCTTTGCTCTGGATCCAACAGAACATTGCAGTGTTTGGAGGTGACCCAAACCGG GTGACGATTTTCGGAGAGAGCGCTGGagctcagtcagtcagtctgcaTCTCATGATCCAAAGCAGCAAACCACTCTTCAAACAGGCTGTTTTCCAGAGTTTACCCTTCTCCATTCCACTGAAAACACG GCACGAGTCTCTGAGGCTGGGGAAGGACTTTGCGAAGATGTCCAACTGCTCGGTGAAGGACATTGTGTGTCTGCTGTCTCGGAGTCCTCAGGCGGTGCTGACCGCTCAGATCAAATCCA GCTCAAAGGTGGTGAACCCATTCCGATTTCTGGAGGTGTTTGAAAGCTGGGGGCCGTATATTGATGGAGAGCTGATCAAGGAACAGTCAGTGAGCGCGTTTCAGAAAGGACACTGGCAGAAGGAGAAAGCAGTTCTGCTCG GAACCACCTCAGAGGAAGGAGTGATCTTTGTGTACGGGGTCTTCACTAAGCCGGTGTCACCTGTCGAGTGTACCATCTACACAACGGCCATATTCAAACAACACGCCATCAAAATCCTGCGCAAATACCTGCCACTGTACAAAGACGATGACCGCAGGGACATGCTAGCACAG aTTGTTACAGACTACATCTTCTTGTGTCCGTCCCGAAGATCAGCACGTGCCGCGGTGCTCTCAGGCAGTTCTGTCTGGATGTACGTGTTCGATCACGTAGCAAGTGATCCGCGCGTGTGGTCGGGTTTGACGTTCTGTTACAAGCACGTATGTCATGGCGCAGAGCTGCCCTTCCTGTTTGACTCCGCCCCTGTGGCAAACTTCACCCTGACACCACCTGAGCACCTGCTGTCCAATCGTATGCTGTGCTACTGGGGGGCGTTCGCCCATGCGGGTGACCCGGGATCACATACTGACATGAGCACGTTCTGTCAGCAGCAGCGCCCCCCCTCATGGCCACGCTACACGGCTAACAGCGGGTGGCTAACCATGAATCTAACTGTGCATTCGCACGCACAGGTGGGCTCACGTGACGACATCTGTGACTTCTGGGACAAACTTGGAATCTACCCCTAA